A genomic region of Planococcus kocurii contains the following coding sequences:
- the hslV gene encoding ATP-dependent protease subunit HslV encodes MQEFHATTIFAVRHNGQCAMSGDGQVTFGNAVVMKHTARKVRKLYNGQVLTGFAGSVADAFTLFEMFEGKLTEYNGNLQRAAVELAKQWRGDKMLRQLEAMLIIMNKDELLLVSGTGEVIEPDDGILAIGSGGNYALAAGRALKKYAGDHFTAAEIAKSALETAADICVYTNHQIVVEELSE; translated from the coding sequence ATGCAAGAATTCCATGCAACTACGATATTCGCTGTTCGCCACAATGGCCAATGCGCCATGTCAGGCGACGGTCAAGTAACATTTGGTAATGCTGTTGTCATGAAGCACACAGCCAGAAAGGTACGGAAACTTTATAACGGACAAGTTCTGACTGGATTTGCAGGGTCAGTCGCAGACGCTTTTACTCTCTTCGAAATGTTCGAAGGAAAACTGACTGAGTACAACGGCAACTTGCAACGAGCAGCTGTCGAATTAGCAAAACAATGGCGCGGAGACAAAATGCTTCGTCAATTAGAAGCAATGCTCATCATTATGAACAAAGATGAATTGTTGCTCGTTTCAGGTACTGGAGAAGTAATTGAACCTGATGATGGAATTTTAGCAATCGGTTCGGGCGGCAACTACGCACTAGCAGCAGGGCGGGCGTTAAAGAAATATGCAGGTGATCATTTTACAGCTGCAGAAATTGCAAAATCGGCTTTAGAAACAGCCGCAGATATTTGTGTTTATACAAATCATCAAATTGTTGTGGAGGAATTGTCCGAATGA
- the xerC gene encoding tyrosine recombinase XerC, giving the protein MEKEKMLESFMTYIQLEKNYSEHTVHHYEHDLADFFLFLNAEGVPNIREVEYIHARNYMTKLYDAKLSRTTVSRKISAIRSFFRYGNREFGLDEAAFRSLYHPKKEERLPQFFYEEELAQLFKSVLGEDKLSVRNTALLELLYATGMRVSECVSIRLGDLDQAIQIVKVMGKGRKERYIPYGQFAQDALEHYMEDARPKLMKNQKHDYLFVNSRGEAVTDRGVRHILSECMKKASVNSSIYPHMIRHSFATHLINNGADIRTVQELLGHSHLSSTQVYTHVTKEHLRNTYLNSHPRA; this is encoded by the coding sequence ATGGAGAAAGAAAAGATGCTTGAATCCTTTATGACCTATATTCAATTAGAGAAAAATTATTCAGAACACACTGTCCACCATTATGAACATGATTTGGCGGATTTTTTTCTGTTTTTGAATGCTGAAGGCGTACCTAACATTAGAGAAGTTGAGTATATACATGCCCGAAACTATATGACAAAGCTATATGATGCCAAGTTGTCTAGAACGACGGTTTCTAGGAAAATTTCTGCGATTCGATCATTTTTCCGTTACGGCAATCGTGAGTTTGGACTAGATGAAGCTGCATTTAGATCTCTCTACCATCCAAAAAAAGAAGAACGTCTCCCACAATTTTTTTATGAAGAAGAGCTTGCGCAGCTTTTTAAGTCCGTTCTAGGTGAAGACAAATTATCAGTACGCAATACCGCGCTCTTAGAATTGTTGTACGCGACAGGAATGCGAGTCAGCGAGTGCGTCTCTATTCGCTTAGGTGATTTAGACCAAGCCATACAGATTGTCAAGGTGATGGGCAAAGGCAGAAAAGAACGTTACATCCCTTATGGGCAATTCGCACAAGACGCGTTGGAACATTATATGGAAGATGCGCGTCCTAAACTGATGAAGAATCAAAAACACGATTACTTATTTGTAAATAGCCGGGGAGAGGCAGTAACCGATCGTGGAGTTCGCCACATTTTGAGCGAATGCATGAAAAAGGCTTCTGTCAATTCTTCAATCTATCCGCACATGATTCGCCACAGTTTTGCAACTCACTTAATAAACAACGGAGCCGACATTCGGACCGTCCAAGAACTGCTTGGGCATTCCCACTTGAGTTCTACACAAGTTTACACGCATGTGACGAAAGAACATTTGCGCAATACGTATTTAAATTCACACCCGCGAGCTTAG